GCCACCACTCCTGGTGGTACAGGCCTTACACCGGTACTTTCAGATGATCCTGCCAAGCCAGGTACTGCAGATCCTACAGTAATTGCTATTGCTGCCAATGCAGGCCTAAGCCTGAGCAAGGTTGCCACCAATACAGGCAGCAAGGCAGGCGATGTGATCAATTACAGTATGGTGCTGAGCAATACGGGCAATGTAACTTTAAGCAATGTTACGGTAAGTGATGCGGGCGCAGATGCGGGCAGCATTAGCCCTGCGGCTATAGCCAGCCTTGCTCCGGGCGCTAGCGCCACGGTAACGGCCAGCCATACCTTAAGCCAGGCCGAGGTAAATGCAGGCAGCTACAGCAACCAGGCCAGCGTGCTGGGTAGCACTCCTGGCGGAACAACGCTTACACCTGTACTTTCGGATGATCCGAATACGACTGCTGTTCAGGATGCCACGCACATTACCATTTTGCCGAGGGGAAGTCTGAGCCTAAGCAAAGCCGCAGGCAATACCGGGAATAAGGCAGGCGATGTAATCAATTACACATTGGTGGTTAAAAATACCGGAAACGTAACCTTAACCGACATTCATGTTGATGATGCCGGTGCTGATGCCGGAAGTGTGAATCCGGCAACCATAGCCAGCCTGGCACCAAATGCAAGTGCTACGGTTACGGCCAGCTATACTTTAACCCAGGCCGATGTAGATGCCGGAAACTATGCTAACCAGGCAGGTGCAAAAGGTAAAATGCCAGACGGATCGGTATTGAATGCCGTGGTTTCTGATAACCCGGCCACACCTGCACCTGATGATGCTACAGTAATTTTAATTGCGCCTGCTGCACAACTTAATTTAACAAAGGTTGCCAGCAATACAGGCAGTAAGGCAGGCGATGTGATCAATTACAGTATGGTGGTTAGCAATACGGGCAATGTAACTTTAAGCAACGTTACGGTAAGTGATGCGGGCGCAGATGCAGGCAGCATCAGCCCTGCGGTTATAACCAGCCTGGCGCCTGGCGCCAGTGCCACGATAACGGCCAGCCATACCTTAAGCCAGGCCGAAATAAATGCGGGCAGCTACAGCAACCAGGCCAGCGTAGCGGCCACCACTCCTGGTGGAACAAGGCTTACACCTGTACTTTCAGATGATCCGGGCAAGCCGGGTACTGCAGACCCTACAGTAATTGCTATTGCGGCCAATGCAGGCCTAAGCCTGAGCAAGGTTGCTACCAATACAGGCAGCAAAGCAGGCGATGTGCTCAATTATAGTATGATGCTGAGCAATACGGGCAATGTAACTTTAAGCAATGTTACGGTGACAGATGCGGGCGCAGATGCGGGCAGCATTAGCCCTGCGGCTATAGCCAGCCTTGCTCCGGGTGCTATGGTTACTGTAACGGCCAGCCATACCTTAAGCCAGGCCGAGGTAAATGCAGGCAGCTACAGCAACCAGGCCCGCGTGCTGGGTAGCACTCCTGGCGGAACAACGCTTACACCGATACTTTCGGATAATCCAAATACCCCGGCCCCTAACGATGCGACCCTTAGCCTTATAGCTGCTGATGCCCGGATGGCTTTAACGAAGATAGCCGACAACACAGGCAGTAAGGCAGGCGATGTGATCAATTATACTTTGGTGGTGAGCAATACAGGCAATGTAACTTTAAGCAATGTTGCCTTGACTGATGCGGGCGCAGATGCAGGCAGCATCAGCCCTGCTTCAATTGCCAGTTTGGCCCCTGGTGCCAGCATTACAGTAAAGGCCAGGCATACTTTAAGCCAGGCCGAGGTAAATGCGGGCAGCTACAGCAACCAGGCCCGCGTAACTGCGCTTACTCCTGGTGGCATAACCATGCCTCCGGTAAGTTCAGATGACCCGGCTACTCCAGGCTCTGAAGATCCTACCGTAATCTCTATTGCCAGGAACGGCTCATTAACCCTAACCAAGGCGGCCAATAATACGGGCAGCCGGGCAGGAGATGTCATAAACTATACCCTTTTGGTTACCAATACAGGAAATGTAACCCTGGCTAATATTGTGGTAACAGATGCAGGGGCAGACGCGGGCAGTATTTTACCTGCCAGCATTGCAGCGCTGGCCCCTGGCGCTTCGGCAACCCTAACAGCAAGTCATACACTTAGCCAGGCCGAGGTAAATGCAGGCCGTTACAGTAACCAGGCCAGTGCAACCGCCACAACCTTTGGTGGTACTGCCCTGCCTCCGGTATCGTCAGACGACCCTGCCACCCCTGCCCCGGGAGATGCAACGGTAATTGGCATTGCAGCATCAGCATCGATGCGGTTCAGCAAAGTTGCAGACCACATAGGCACCAAGGCAGGAGAGGTAATCAGTTACAGGTTGCTGCTAACCAATACCGGCAATGTAACTTTGTCTGCTATTGCGGTAACAGATCCGGGAGCTGATGCGGGCAGCATTGCGCCTGGTACCATTGCCAGCCTGGCGCCAAAAGACAGTATAGCTGTTGCGGCCAGGCATACGCTAACGCAGCAAGATATAGACAACGGATTTTACAGCAACCAGGCCAGGGTAACCGCAAATACACCTGCAGGAACACCATTGGCGGCCTTATTTTCAGACGATCCGGCCAGCTCTGCTGCAAGCGACCCTACCGTAACTGCGCTCATACAAATCGGGTCGTTAAACTTTACCAAAGCTGCCATCAATACTGCAGGTAAATCGGGCGATGTGATCAATTACAGGATGGTGCTTACCAATACGGGCAACGCCACCTTGAATAACCTCAGGATAACAGATGCCGGAGCAGATGCAGGCAGCATTAACCCGGCTATTGTGAGTACACTGGCGCCGAATGCATCAGCTACCATAACTGCCAGACATACGCTGAGCCAGTCTGATGTAGATGCAGGGCTGTTCAAAAATCAGGCGAGCATAAGTGGTGCGCTACCAAATCGCACAGCCCTGCCCATCCTCCGGTCAGACGATCCGGCTACCACGCTTTCGGGTGATTCTACTACCAGCCTGATTGGCACAAAAGCGATGCTTACACTGGTCAAAACAGCGGTACTTACTGGCAACACCATCAGCTATACCTTTACCATTAAAAATACAGGTAATGTATCGTTGCATAATGTAACCTTAACCGACGCAAAACTAGGAATTAGCAACAGGCCGGTAAATGTGGGAACGGCGCTTGTACCGGGTGCTGCTGTTAATGTAACGGAGCTGTACAACGTTACTCCGGCCGATAATAATGCCGGAATAGTAACCAATACCGCTACAGTGAGGGCATTAACCTTGTCGGCCCAGGTGCTAACAGATATTTCCGGAACGGCCGAAGACAATGACCTGCCAACCAGTACCAATGTAAACAATGCAAGTTTAACCCTGCTCAAATCCGGCCCTTCAAATGCCGCTGCGGCCGAAAACATTGTATATACCCTTCAAATAGACAACAGGGGGGTAGCTGATGCAACAGGCGTTACCATAAGGGACCTGGTACCTGCAGAGCTGAAGTCTGTAAACTGGGGCAGTGTGGTAAATGGCGGGGCGGTCATCAGTTCGGGCGCAAGCGGAAATGTAAATGATGTTCAGCTCAGGGCCAATATTCCGGCAGGTGCTGGCATAACAGTAACCATAACCGGTAAAACAGATGCCTCTTTTAGCGGCAAACTGCTAAATGTAGCCACGCTTACAACAGCTGTACCGGGTAGCCCGGTAGTTACCACAGCCCCTGTAGAAACGCAGGTAAGCCGGAAACCTGTGCTGGCCATTACCAAAACAGGCCCGCAAACCGCTAAATCCGGTGACCTTGTCACATACCTTGTAGAAGTGAGCAACAATGGTATAGGCGATGCACTGGCCTTAGCTATAAATGACAGGCTGAGCAATGAGCTGGTTAATGCAAGCTGGACAAGCAATGCCACAGGTGAGGCCAAAGTACTGAGCGGGGCCAGCGGAAGCGGCAACAGTGTAAGCATACTGGCCGACCTGCCTGCCGGGCCTGGCAATAAGGTTACATTAACCATTACCGGTACGGTATTAAAATCCTTTACTGGTAAAATTGTGAACACCGCCAGTGCTGTACCTTCAGAGGGTTTACCGGAAGTATTGAGCAATACGGTTGAAACAGTGGTAGCTGTATCCGACTTTGTGATCCCTAACATCATTACGCCAAACAACGACGGCGACAACGATACCTTCAAAATCAAGGGACTGGAAAACTATCCGGGTACCCAGGTGCTGGTGTTTAACCGATGGGGCAATGAGGTATACAGAAGTAACAACTACACGAACGACTGGGACGGCAGCCAGCTTAACGAAGGCACCTATTACTACCTGGTTAACCGTAAAGAAAAATCGGGTACTGTTACGGTATTTAAAGGATGGCTGTTTATTAAAAGGTAAGGAGAAGATATGAAAGATTTAAAAAGACATAGTGTACTGTTTGTGCTCCTTTTAAGTATAAATGTATTTGGCACAACCGCTGTAATGGCGCAGCAAACCATACAGTTTAGCCAATATGTGTTTAACGGACTGGCCGTTAACCCGGCCTATGCAGGTTATAAGGAAGACCTTACCGTAAACCTGAGTTTCCGCTCGCAATGGGTGGGCATAGACGGGGCGCCGCGCACCGGTACG
This Pedobacter africanus DNA region includes the following protein-coding sequences:
- a CDS encoding DUF7507 domain-containing protein codes for the protein ATTPGGTGLTPVLSDDPAKPGTADPTVIAIAANAGLSLSKVATNTGSKAGDVINYSMVLSNTGNVTLSNVTVSDAGADAGSISPAAIASLAPGASATVTASHTLSQAEVNAGSYSNQASVLGSTPGGTTLTPVLSDDPNTTAVQDATHITILPRGSLSLSKAAGNTGNKAGDVINYTLVVKNTGNVTLTDIHVDDAGADAGSVNPATIASLAPNASATVTASYTLTQADVDAGNYANQAGAKGKMPDGSVLNAVVSDNPATPAPDDATVILIAPAAQLNLTKVASNTGSKAGDVINYSMVVSNTGNVTLSNVTVSDAGADAGSISPAVITSLAPGASATITASHTLSQAEINAGSYSNQASVAATTPGGTRLTPVLSDDPGKPGTADPTVIAIAANAGLSLSKVATNTGSKAGDVLNYSMMLSNTGNVTLSNVTVTDAGADAGSISPAAIASLAPGAMVTVTASHTLSQAEVNAGSYSNQARVLGSTPGGTTLTPILSDNPNTPAPNDATLSLIAADARMALTKIADNTGSKAGDVINYTLVVSNTGNVTLSNVALTDAGADAGSISPASIASLAPGASITVKARHTLSQAEVNAGSYSNQARVTALTPGGITMPPVSSDDPATPGSEDPTVISIARNGSLTLTKAANNTGSRAGDVINYTLLVTNTGNVTLANIVVTDAGADAGSILPASIAALAPGASATLTASHTLSQAEVNAGRYSNQASATATTFGGTALPPVSSDDPATPAPGDATVIGIAASASMRFSKVADHIGTKAGEVISYRLLLTNTGNVTLSAIAVTDPGADAGSIAPGTIASLAPKDSIAVAARHTLTQQDIDNGFYSNQARVTANTPAGTPLAALFSDDPASSAASDPTVTALIQIGSLNFTKAAINTAGKSGDVINYRMVLTNTGNATLNNLRITDAGADAGSINPAIVSTLAPNASATITARHTLSQSDVDAGLFKNQASISGALPNRTALPILRSDDPATTLSGDSTTSLIGTKAMLTLVKTAVLTGNTISYTFTIKNTGNVSLHNVTLTDAKLGISNRPVNVGTALVPGAAVNVTELYNVTPADNNAGIVTNTATVRALTLSAQVLTDISGTAEDNDLPTSTNVNNASLTLLKSGPSNAAAAENIVYTLQIDNRGVADATGVTIRDLVPAELKSVNWGSVVNGGAVISSGASGNVNDVQLRANIPAGAGITVTITGKTDASFSGKLLNVATLTTAVPGSPVVTTAPVETQVSRKPVLAITKTGPQTAKSGDLVTYLVEVSNNGIGDALALAINDRLSNELVNASWTSNATGEAKVLSGASGSGNSVSILADLPAGPGNKVTLTITGTVLKSFTGKIVNTASAVPSEGLPEVLSNTVETVVAVSDFVIPNIITPNNDGDNDTFKIKGLENYPGTQVLVFNRWGNEVYRSNNYTNDWDGSQLNEGTYYYLVNRKEKSGTVTVFKGWLFIKR